The Aedes aegypti strain LVP_AGWG chromosome 3, AaegL5.0 Primary Assembly, whole genome shotgun sequence genome contains a region encoding:
- the LOC110679664 gene encoding uncharacterized protein LOC110679664: MALFVQNILIAAFRLALIYIVIACRSTIARNESILEHPNNKSVSSRFVSIRKASNHAHLCWAVKVAPTAFATSWDCLEGYSKTQLTMVYGDIEPSKNDRQLLEKKITTLARKCRHNIENVALLVHNKQSLLFETVLNYVASYGLLDYERKCKECKILKVQRRFRCPVKNVAIVYNNCIEHVQFL; the protein is encoded by the coding sequence ATGGCTCTGTTCGTTCAAAACATACTCATTGCGGCGTTTCGCTTAGCTCTAATCTACATTGTGATAGCATGTAGAAGTACTATTGCACGGAATGAATCGATTTTAGAGCACCCGAATAATAAATCCGTATCATCACGATTCGTGTCGATAAGAAAAGCATCGAACCATGCCCATCTCTGCTGGGCGGTTAAAGTGGCACCAACAGCATTTgccaccagctgggattgcctCGAGGGGTACAGCAAAACTCAGCTTACGATGGTATACGGTGATATAGAACCGTCCAAGAACGATCGCCAACTTTTAGAGAAGAAAATAACGACACTTGCTAGAAAATGTCGACATAATATAGAGAACGTTGCTCTTTTGGTGCATAATAAGCAGTCTCTGTTATTTGAAACAGTGTTAAACTACGTTGCCTCTTACGGATTGCTTGACTACGAAAGAAAGTGCAAAGAGtgtaaaatattgaaagttCAACGAAGATTTCGTTGTCCGGTTAAAAATGTGGCTATTGTATATAACAATTGTATTGAACATGTGCAATTTTTATGA